One Papaver somniferum cultivar HN1 chromosome 10, ASM357369v1, whole genome shotgun sequence genomic window carries:
- the LOC113316961 gene encoding translation machinery-associated protein 22-like isoform X1, with protein sequence MAEKLEAVKVLYCGVCSLPAEYCEFGQDFEKCKPWLIENAPEVYPHLIPKDADGNEVDKVTEKLQGAGIASGSADGAVLSTSKEGTSTGKEEVKRLPGGKVKKKDKKEVIIEKVVRNKRKCVTIVKGLDLFGVKLNDASKKLGKKFASGASVVKGPTEKEQVDVQGDISYDIVEFITDTWPEVPESAIYFIEDGRKVPAA encoded by the exons ATGGCAGAGAAACTTGAAGCAGTAAAAGTATTATATTGTGGGGTTTGTAGTTTACCAGCAGAATATTGTGAATTTGGACAAGATTTTGAAAAGTGTAAACCATGGTTGATTGAGAATGCCCCAGAAGTCTATCCCCATCTAATCCCGAAAG ATGCAGATGGGAATGAAGTTGATAAGGTGACTGAGAAGCTACAAGGGGCTGGGATTGCTTCTGGTAGTGCTGATGGTGCTGTTCTATCAACTTCTAAag AGGGGACATCAACAGGTAAAGAAGAAGTAAAGAGGCTTCCTGGTGGTAAGGTTAAGAAGAAA GATAAGAAGGAAGTTATTATTGAAAAGGTTGTACGTAATAAGCGCAAGTGTGTCACAATTGTTAAAGGACTTGACCTCTTTG GTGTTAAACTGAATGACGCATCAAAGAAGCTTGGGAAGAAGTTTGCATCAGGAGCGTCTGTTGTTAAG GGGCCAACTGAGAAGGAGCAAGTTGATGTCCAGGGAGACATATCGTATGATATTGTGGAGTTCATTACAGACACCTGGCCTGAA GTTCCGGAAAGTGCTATCTACTTCATTGAAGATGGGCGAAAGGTTCCCGCTGCTTGA
- the LOC113316961 gene encoding translation machinery-associated protein 22-like isoform X2: MAEKLEAVKVLYCGVCSLPAEYCEFGQDFEKCKPWLIENAPEVYPHLIPKDGNEVDKVTEKLQGAGIASGSADGAVLSTSKEGTSTGKEEVKRLPGGKVKKKDKKEVIIEKVVRNKRKCVTIVKGLDLFGVKLNDASKKLGKKFASGASVVKGPTEKEQVDVQGDISYDIVEFITDTWPEVPESAIYFIEDGRKVPAA, translated from the exons ATGGCAGAGAAACTTGAAGCAGTAAAAGTATTATATTGTGGGGTTTGTAGTTTACCAGCAGAATATTGTGAATTTGGACAAGATTTTGAAAAGTGTAAACCATGGTTGATTGAGAATGCCCCAGAAGTCTATCCCCATCTAATCCCGAAAG ATGGGAATGAAGTTGATAAGGTGACTGAGAAGCTACAAGGGGCTGGGATTGCTTCTGGTAGTGCTGATGGTGCTGTTCTATCAACTTCTAAag AGGGGACATCAACAGGTAAAGAAGAAGTAAAGAGGCTTCCTGGTGGTAAGGTTAAGAAGAAA GATAAGAAGGAAGTTATTATTGAAAAGGTTGTACGTAATAAGCGCAAGTGTGTCACAATTGTTAAAGGACTTGACCTCTTTG GTGTTAAACTGAATGACGCATCAAAGAAGCTTGGGAAGAAGTTTGCATCAGGAGCGTCTGTTGTTAAG GGGCCAACTGAGAAGGAGCAAGTTGATGTCCAGGGAGACATATCGTATGATATTGTGGAGTTCATTACAGACACCTGGCCTGAA GTTCCGGAAAGTGCTATCTACTTCATTGAAGATGGGCGAAAGGTTCCCGCTGCTTGA